From Pagrus major chromosome 2, Pma_NU_1.0, one genomic window encodes:
- the yif1b gene encoding protein YIF1B isoform X3 has product MDYTATQKPNMRLRNTSVDGPADGQLFEDTSGAASGAQAGYSNQQAAPQAAGFPAQSILSDPMSNLAMAYGSSLASQGREMVDKNLDRFIPISKLKYYFAVDTVYVGKKLGLLVFPYMHENWEVSYQQDTPVAPRFDVNAPDLYIPAMGFITYVLVAGLALGTQNKFSPELLGVQASSALVWLIMEVLAVLLSLYLVTVNTDLTTIDLLAFSGYKYVGMIIGVVAGLLFGRPAYYLSLLWCCVAIVVFMIRTLRLKLLSEAAAEGRLVRGTRNQLRMYLTMSIAAAQPIFMYWLTYHLIR; this is encoded by the exons AGCCTAATATGCGTCTAAGGAATACATCTGTGGATGGTCCAGCAGACGGCCAGCTGTTTGAGGATACGAGTGGAGCTGCGTCTGGAGCACAGGCAGGCTACAG CAACCAGCAGGCCGCGCCTCAAGCAGCAGGATTTCCTGCCCAGTCTATCCTGTCAGACCCCATGTCCAACCTGGCCATGGCGTATGGCAGCTCACTGGCATCCCAAGGAAGAGAGATGGTGGACAAGAAT ctggaCAGGTTCATCCCAATTTCTAAGCTGAAATACTACTTTGCAGTGGACACAGTGTACGTGGGGAAGAAGCTGGGCCTTCTCGTTTTTCCTTACATGCACGAG aaCTGGGAGGTGAGCTACCAGCAGGACACTCCTGTGGCTCCACGCTTCGATGTGAACGCTCCTGATCTCTACATTCCTGCCATGGGCTTCATCACATATGTCCTGGTGGCTGGACTGGCCCTCGGCACTCAGAACAA GTTTTCTCCAGAGCTGCTGGGAGTTCAGGCCAGCTCAGCGTTGGTGTGGCTGATCATGGAGGTCCTGGCCGTCCTGCTGTCGCTCTACCTTGTGACAGTCAACACCGACCTCACGACCATCGACCTGCTGGCATTCTCTGGCTACAAATATGTTGG gATGATCATCGGGGTGGTAGCAGGCCTGCTGTTTGGGAGGCCAGCTTATTATCTCTCGCTACTGTGGTGCTGTGTTGCCATCGTTGTCTTTATG ATCCGCACTCTGCGTCTGAAGCTGTTATCTGAGGCGGCTGCAGAGGGGAGGCTGGTGAGAGGAACCAGGAACCAGCTGAGGATGTACCTCACCATGTCTATAGCAGCAGCACAGCCCATCTTCATGTACTGGCTCACCTACCACCTCATCAGATAA
- the yif1b gene encoding protein YIF1B isoform X1: MDYTATQSGFRQRKLQPNMRLRNTSVDGPADGQLFEDTSGAASGAQAGYSNQQAAPQAAGFPAQSILSDPMSNLAMAYGSSLASQGREMVDKNLDRFIPISKLKYYFAVDTVYVGKKLGLLVFPYMHENWEVSYQQDTPVAPRFDVNAPDLYIPAMGFITYVLVAGLALGTQNKFSPELLGVQASSALVWLIMEVLAVLLSLYLVTVNTDLTTIDLLAFSGYKYVGMIIGVVAGLLFGRPAYYLSLLWCCVAIVVFMIRTLRLKLLSEAAAEGRLVRGTRNQLRMYLTMSIAAAQPIFMYWLTYHLIR, from the exons AGCCTAATATGCGTCTAAGGAATACATCTGTGGATGGTCCAGCAGACGGCCAGCTGTTTGAGGATACGAGTGGAGCTGCGTCTGGAGCACAGGCAGGCTACAG CAACCAGCAGGCCGCGCCTCAAGCAGCAGGATTTCCTGCCCAGTCTATCCTGTCAGACCCCATGTCCAACCTGGCCATGGCGTATGGCAGCTCACTGGCATCCCAAGGAAGAGAGATGGTGGACAAGAAT ctggaCAGGTTCATCCCAATTTCTAAGCTGAAATACTACTTTGCAGTGGACACAGTGTACGTGGGGAAGAAGCTGGGCCTTCTCGTTTTTCCTTACATGCACGAG aaCTGGGAGGTGAGCTACCAGCAGGACACTCCTGTGGCTCCACGCTTCGATGTGAACGCTCCTGATCTCTACATTCCTGCCATGGGCTTCATCACATATGTCCTGGTGGCTGGACTGGCCCTCGGCACTCAGAACAA GTTTTCTCCAGAGCTGCTGGGAGTTCAGGCCAGCTCAGCGTTGGTGTGGCTGATCATGGAGGTCCTGGCCGTCCTGCTGTCGCTCTACCTTGTGACAGTCAACACCGACCTCACGACCATCGACCTGCTGGCATTCTCTGGCTACAAATATGTTGG gATGATCATCGGGGTGGTAGCAGGCCTGCTGTTTGGGAGGCCAGCTTATTATCTCTCGCTACTGTGGTGCTGTGTTGCCATCGTTGTCTTTATG ATCCGCACTCTGCGTCTGAAGCTGTTATCTGAGGCGGCTGCAGAGGGGAGGCTGGTGAGAGGAACCAGGAACCAGCTGAGGATGTACCTCACCATGTCTATAGCAGCAGCACAGCCCATCTTCATGTACTGGCTCACCTACCACCTCATCAGATAA
- the yif1b gene encoding protein YIF1B isoform X2 encodes MDYTATQSGFRQQPNMRLRNTSVDGPADGQLFEDTSGAASGAQAGYSNQQAAPQAAGFPAQSILSDPMSNLAMAYGSSLASQGREMVDKNLDRFIPISKLKYYFAVDTVYVGKKLGLLVFPYMHENWEVSYQQDTPVAPRFDVNAPDLYIPAMGFITYVLVAGLALGTQNKFSPELLGVQASSALVWLIMEVLAVLLSLYLVTVNTDLTTIDLLAFSGYKYVGMIIGVVAGLLFGRPAYYLSLLWCCVAIVVFMIRTLRLKLLSEAAAEGRLVRGTRNQLRMYLTMSIAAAQPIFMYWLTYHLIR; translated from the exons AGCCTAATATGCGTCTAAGGAATACATCTGTGGATGGTCCAGCAGACGGCCAGCTGTTTGAGGATACGAGTGGAGCTGCGTCTGGAGCACAGGCAGGCTACAG CAACCAGCAGGCCGCGCCTCAAGCAGCAGGATTTCCTGCCCAGTCTATCCTGTCAGACCCCATGTCCAACCTGGCCATGGCGTATGGCAGCTCACTGGCATCCCAAGGAAGAGAGATGGTGGACAAGAAT ctggaCAGGTTCATCCCAATTTCTAAGCTGAAATACTACTTTGCAGTGGACACAGTGTACGTGGGGAAGAAGCTGGGCCTTCTCGTTTTTCCTTACATGCACGAG aaCTGGGAGGTGAGCTACCAGCAGGACACTCCTGTGGCTCCACGCTTCGATGTGAACGCTCCTGATCTCTACATTCCTGCCATGGGCTTCATCACATATGTCCTGGTGGCTGGACTGGCCCTCGGCACTCAGAACAA GTTTTCTCCAGAGCTGCTGGGAGTTCAGGCCAGCTCAGCGTTGGTGTGGCTGATCATGGAGGTCCTGGCCGTCCTGCTGTCGCTCTACCTTGTGACAGTCAACACCGACCTCACGACCATCGACCTGCTGGCATTCTCTGGCTACAAATATGTTGG gATGATCATCGGGGTGGTAGCAGGCCTGCTGTTTGGGAGGCCAGCTTATTATCTCTCGCTACTGTGGTGCTGTGTTGCCATCGTTGTCTTTATG ATCCGCACTCTGCGTCTGAAGCTGTTATCTGAGGCGGCTGCAGAGGGGAGGCTGGTGAGAGGAACCAGGAACCAGCTGAGGATGTACCTCACCATGTCTATAGCAGCAGCACAGCCCATCTTCATGTACTGGCTCACCTACCACCTCATCAGATAA